In one Chionomys nivalis chromosome 13, mChiNiv1.1, whole genome shotgun sequence genomic region, the following are encoded:
- the H1-2 gene encoding histone H1.2 has translation MSETAPAAPAAAPPAEKAPAKKKAAKKPAGARRKASGPPVSELITKAVAASKERSGVSLAALKKALAAAGYDVEKNNSRIKLGLKSLVSKGTLVQTKGTGASGSFKLNKKAASGESKPKAKKAGAAKAKKPAGAAKKPKKATGAATPKKAAKKTPKKAKKPAAAAVTKKVAKSPKKAKVAKPKKVKSASKAVKPKAAKPKVAKPKKVAAKKK, from the coding sequence ATGTCGGAGACCGCTCCAGCTGCCCCCGCTGCCGCTCCCCCTGCGGAGAAGGCGCCTGCCAAGAAGAAGGCTGCCAAGAAACCCGCAGGGGCTCGACGTAAGGCGTCCGGACCCCCGGTGTCCGAGCTCATCACCAAGGCCGTGGCCGCCTCCAAGGAGCGCAGCGGCGTGTCCCTGGCCGCGCTCAAGAAGGCACTGGCGGCCGCCGGCTACGATGTGGAGAAGAACAACAGCCGCATCAAGCTGGGGCTCAAGAGCCTGGTGAGCAAGGGCACCCTGGTGCAGACCAAGGGCACCGGCGCCTCCGGCTCCTTCAAGCTCAACAAGAAGGCGGCTTCCGGCGAGTCCAAGCCCAAAGCCAAGAAGGCGGGCGCGGCCAAGGCTAAGAAGCCCGCGGGCGCAGCCAAGAAGCCCAAGAAGGCGACCGGTGCTGCCACACCCAAGAAAGCCGCCAAGAAGACCCCGAAGAAGGCGAAGAAGCCCGCGGCTGCTGCCGTGACCAAGAAAGTGGCCAAGAGTCCGAAGAAGGCTAAGGTTGCTAAGCCCAAGAAGGTCAAGAGTGCGTCCAAGGCTGTGAAACCGAAGGCTGCCAAGCCCAAGGTTGCTAAGCCCAAGAAGGTTGCAGCCAAGAAGAAGTAG